The DNA region GAATAATATTTTTTGAATTTCCAGATGTACTAAGTCCAATTAAAATATCTTCTTCTTGCCCAATTCCTTCAATCAGTCTTTGATAAACAACTTCATAACTATAATCATTGGCTACAGCCGTGAGATAAGAGGTGTTGCAATGCAAGGCTTCCGCGGGCAATGCAGGCCGGTCAGTATAAAATCTACCGGATAATTCTGCCGCAAGATGTTGCGCATCGGCAGCACTCCCTCCGTTTCCACAAAAATAGATTCGTTTTCCTTTCTGTAAAGAGGTGATAATCTTCAAGCTAACTTGTTCAAGTTGATCTATTATCAACTCATTGCTGAGTAATTTTAATTTTACTTGAATAGATTCTTGTATAATTTCTCGAATGATTTCTTTCATAAATTTAATTTATACGCCAACTCTGTACGCCATGCTTTGTAAATTGAAAATTCAGGAAGTAGCCTTTATACTTTTGTAATGCTTCAATGACTGCATACCGTTTGTTTTCAGGGCAATAGAAAAACATAAAGCCTCCACCACCTGCTCCGGATATTTTACCTCCTGCCGCACCTGCCGAACGTGCAGATTCATAAATTTCATCAATATATGGATTGCTAATCAAGCTGGCCATTTTTCGTTTTTGATGAAAGCCAAAATCCAATATTTCACCAATTACTCCTAATTTGCCTTGGAGTAATGCATCTTTCATCCGTTTGCTTTGTTCTTTTAATTGATGCATGGCTTCAATAGAATCTTCTTTGTTATTGATTACATTTTTTTGTTGCTCTTTAATGATGTCAGAAGATTCTCTGTTTGTTAATGTAAAATAAAGCAAGAGGTTGTTCTCAAGTTCATGCAAATATTCAGATTTAATTCTAAGTGGATTTACAATGACATTATTATCTTCGTAAAATTCCATGTAGTTAAATCCACCAAACGTTGCGGCATATTGATCTTGCTTCCCACCAGCAAGTTTTAGTTCGTTTCGTTCAATATCATATGCTAAATGTGCCAGGTCGTAATCACCATACGGAATATTTAGCAGTTCTGAAAATACCTTTAGGATAGCAACAACCAGCGTTGAAGAGGTTCCTAAACCACTGCCAGCCGGAACATCCATTGAAGTTGTGAGTTTAAAACCACATTCAGGAAGCAAATGTTCTCTAAACAATCGATTGTAAATTCCAACTTGTAGATTAAATCCTTTTACTGAATCAAGAACTCCTCCAATAGGAAATGTCGCCTCAAGTTTTTGATCGATCGAGTGAAAAATAATTTGTTTTTCAGGAATTAATTCAATGGTTGCATGAGCAAATTGTGAAATCGTTGCATTCAATACAGCACCACCAAATAGCTCACTGTACGGACTTACATCCGTGCCACCACCAGCAAGGCCTAATCGAAAAGGTGCTTTGCTACGAAATATCATGATATAAGTTTACAAGCTGATTAACAAAATGATGCCAGCTTAGTTTAGCCCGTATCGTTTGAATTCCCTCATTAAAATAGGATGGATCCAATTTAAAGTACTGAAGTACGGCTTGACTTAATGCCAGAGGTGTTGGTTCGCATACAATCCCGGCAACCATGTGGGGGACCATAGCTGGCAATCCTCCAACATTACTGACAATCATTGGTTTTTCAAAATGGTATGCCAGTGGACTCACACCACTTTGGGTTGCATGCCGATAGGGTTGAACCACGACGTCTGCGGCAGAAAAATAATATCTGATTTCACTGTCAGGAATAAAATGGGTGTGTAATATCACCTTGTCCGACAGATTTAAATTTTCAATAATTGTCAGATACGGTTTTGAATCTTCGTAAAATTCACCTGCAATTAAGAGTTTGATTTTTGAATTAATTATTTCCGCATGGGAAAAGGCTTCCAGTATTAAGTCAAGTCCTTTGTAATTCCGAATAAATCCAAAGAACAAAACGATTTTATCCTCTTGAGAAATATTTAATTTTTCCCGTGCAGTTTTAATATCCAGTTTTGCGCCGAAATTATCGTAGAGTGGATGCTCTAAGGTCATATTGGGTACACTTGGTCTAAGCGATAGCAAGTCCTTGTGTACTTTTTCACTCATTGTAATAAATCCTTGTGGACTGCTAATAAAATACTTTGTAAACCAGTTATCACCAGGCCTTCGTTCATGAGGGATTACATTGTCAGCAATGCATATGATTTTAATCGATTTATCCATTTTAACCAATCGCAGGATTGTACCCAAACAAGGTCCCATAAATGGGAGCCAATAGCGAACAATGATTAAATTGGGTTTATGTTTTCGAATTCGTCTTCCAATTTTAATCCAATTAAATGGGTTTATGGAGTTAATGCAAACACGAATGTCTAAATCTACTGGAGGTTTTTCATCAGAGAATTGGCTCGTTCCAGGAAATAAAAAGGAAGGGTATTGGAGTGAAAAAGTATAAATCGAAGCTTCCCAGCCTGCTTCTTTAAATGCTCTGCAAAGTCTTTCGTCAAATGAAGCTAATCCACCCCGAAGCGGGTATGCTGGGCCTATAATAGCCAATTTTAACATGGATATTAATTAAGGCTTTTATCGATGAGATAGGTATTTCGTTCCGAAGCATTTCTAGTAACCAATTCTGCTAAAAAGCCTGTAAGAAATAGTTGTGATCCTATAATCATAGACACTAAGGATAGAAAAAATGCCGGACGTTGAGTAATTCCCATTTGTCCGTAGGCATATTTTGTAAAAGCTAAATAAGCTACAAAACACAAGCCTAAAAAAAAGACTAACAAACCAAACGAACCAAAAAAATGCATCGGCCTTTTACCAAATCTCCCAATAAACATGATGGTTGAAAGGTCTAAAAATCCGTTAATGAAACGGCTCATTCCAAATTTGGAATATCCGTATTTTCTGGCACGATGCTGTACAATTTTTTCTCCAATTTTCCGAAAACCAGCCCATTTTGCTATTACCGGAATGTATCGATGCATTTCACCATATACTTCTATGGATTTAACAACTTCTGAACGGTATGCTTTTAAACCACAATTCATATCGTGAAGTTTCACGCCGCTCATCCAACTGGTCACTCCATTATAAATTTTGGATGGAAGGTTTTTCGTGAGGGCATTGTCGTATCTTTTTTTCTTCCAACCTGAAACGACATCATAGCCAGCTTCTTTAATCATTCGGTATAATTCAGGAATTTCTTCCGGGCTATCTTGTAAATCAGCATCCATGGTAATTACAACCTCGGCCTGACATGAATGAAATCCAGTATTCAATGCAGCCGATTTGCCATAATTTCTTCGAAATTTAACACCTTTAATTTGAGGATGTTTGAGGTGCAATTGTTCAATGACAGACCAGGTTTGATCTGTACTTCCATCATCAATAAACCAGATTTCATAGGTAAGACCGCTGGGATCTAACACTTTTTGGATCCATGCAACCAATTCAGGAAGTGATTCTTCTTCGTTATATGCGGGTATAATTAATGCGAGATCCATTAGGCAATTGTATTGTAAAAATAGGAAGGTTCTGCCATTCTTTTAGATATATATAAATTAATTGTATATATGTGCCGATTATCTCTATAGAACGGGCATTCAGTTTCAATATTTTGAGAACAGTTCTTTAGGATCATTCTTTTTTACTACAGCTGCAATAATGCAAGCTATTAAAAAATAAATGATCGTTGCCCAAAAGAACATCATGATATAATTACTGAATAAAGCAAAATTTTGAGTTTCAATTTGCTCCAATTGTTCTTCAGCTGCAGCATCTCCCATCCAGGACCGCATACTTTCGATCATTTTTATTGCTTGTTCTCTTTGTTTTTCTTGTAATCCAGGGTCTATAAATTTTACAAGGATCCAACTAAAAAGGCTTGTAAAAAAACTAGAAACTACAGCGCACAACCAAATAGGAGTTAATGCTAATTTCCAGCTGATAAAACCTCCCAATTCTTCTCTTTTTTCAATTCCTGCGCGGTACATAATATATATACCAAAACAAAAGACAAGGATAGCAGCCATTACATTTTCCATCATGCCCAATAAATAAAGGAG from Saprospiraceae bacterium includes:
- a CDS encoding dehydrogenase encodes the protein MIFRSKAPFRLGLAGGGTDVSPYSELFGGAVLNATISQFAHATIELIPEKQIIFHSIDQKLEATFPIGGVLDSVKGFNLQVGIYNRLFREHLLPECGFKLTTSMDVPAGSGLGTSSTLVVAILKVFSELLNIPYGDYDLAHLAYDIERNELKLAGGKQDQYAATFGGFNYMEFYEDNNVIVNPLRIKSEYLHELENNLLLYFTLTNRESSDIIKEQQKNVINNKEDSIEAMHQLKEQSKRMKDALLQGKLGVIGEILDFGFHQKRKMASLISNPYIDEIYESARSAGAAGGKISGAGGGGFMFFYCPENKRYAVIEALQKYKGYFLNFQFTKHGVQSWRIN
- a CDS encoding D-sedoheptulose 7-phosphate isomerase — its product is MKEIIREIIQESIQVKLKLLSNELIIDQLEQVSLKIITSLQKGKRIYFCGNGGSAADAQHLAAELSGRFYTDRPALPAEALHCNTSYLTAVANDYSYEVVYQRLIEGIGQEEDILIGLSTSGNSKNIIRAIESANAKNMITIGLTGSKGGHLKEICQFWIGVPSDDTPRIQESHILLGHIICQMVEERIFNS
- a CDS encoding glycosyltransferase family 2 protein, which translates into the protein MDLALIIPAYNEEESLPELVAWIQKVLDPSGLTYEIWFIDDGSTDQTWSVIEQLHLKHPQIKGVKFRRNYGKSAALNTGFHSCQAEVVITMDADLQDSPEEIPELYRMIKEAGYDVVSGWKKKRYDNALTKNLPSKIYNGVTSWMSGVKLHDMNCGLKAYRSEVVKSIEVYGEMHRYIPVIAKWAGFRKIGEKIVQHRARKYGYSKFGMSRFINGFLDLSTIMFIGRFGKRPMHFFGSFGLLVFFLGLCFVAYLAFTKYAYGQMGITQRPAFFLSLVSMIIGSQLFLTGFLAELVTRNASERNTYLIDKSLN
- a CDS encoding DUF4199 domain-containing protein; translation: MKSYQSTIKLGLIWAGISIVTTLLLYLLGMMENVMAAILVFCFGIYIMYRAGIEKREELGGFISWKLALTPIWLCAVVSSFFTSLFSWILVKFIDPGLQEKQREQAIKMIESMRSWMGDAAAEEQLEQIETQNFALFSNYIMMFFWATIIYFLIACIIAAVVKKNDPKELFSKY
- a CDS encoding glycosyltransferase; the protein is MLKLAIIGPAYPLRGGLASFDERLCRAFKEAGWEASIYTFSLQYPSFLFPGTSQFSDEKPPVDLDIRVCINSINPFNWIKIGRRIRKHKPNLIIVRYWLPFMGPCLGTILRLVKMDKSIKIICIADNVIPHERRPGDNWFTKYFISSPQGFITMSEKVHKDLLSLRPSVPNMTLEHPLYDNFGAKLDIKTAREKLNISQEDKIVLFFGFIRNYKGLDLILEAFSHAEIINSKIKLLIAGEFYEDSKPYLTIIENLNLSDKVILHTHFIPDSEIRYYFSAADVVVQPYRHATQSGVSPLAYHFEKPMIVSNVGGLPAMVPHMVAGIVCEPTPLALSQAVLQYFKLDPSYFNEGIQTIRAKLSWHHFVNQLVNLYHDIS